The Arachis ipaensis cultivar K30076 chromosome B07, Araip1.1, whole genome shotgun sequence genome includes a window with the following:
- the LOC107609357 gene encoding serine/threonine-protein kinase SAPK2: protein MERYEIIKDIGTGNFAVAKLLRDKFTNEFFAVKFIERGYKIDEHVQREIMNHRSLKHPNIVRFKEVLLTPTHLAIVMEYAAGGELFERICNFGKFCEDEARFFFQQLISGVSYCHSMQICHRDLKLENTLLDGSTAPRVKICDFGYSKSSVLHSQPKSTVGTPAYIAPEVLTRKEYDGKIADVWSCGVTLYVMLFGTYPFEDPADPRNFKKTIGRIVGVQYTIPDCELVSLECRDLLSKIFVANPEQRITISEIKNHPWFLMNLPLELMEGGSCLSSDVNVPSQSVEEVLSILQEARKPPNVPMVGDSHVTEGSMDLDDLLDADADADLDDLETSGEFVCPPL from the exons ATGGAGCGCTACGAGATTATCAAAGATATTGGTACTGGGAACTTTGCTGTCGCCAAGTTGTTGAGAGACAAATTTACTAATGAGTTTTTTGCTGTTAAGTTCATTGAAAGAGGCTACAAG ATTGATGAGCATGTCCAGAGGGAGATCATGAATCACAGGTCCCTAAAGCATCCCAATATTGTTAGATTCAAAGAG GTCCTTTTGACTCCAACACATCTAGCTATAGTAATGGAGTATGCTGCTGGAGGAGAACTCTTCGAGAGGATATGCAATTTCGGTAAATTTTGCGAGGATGAG GCGAGATTTTTCTTTCAGCAATTGATATCAGGAGTTAGTTATTGTCATTCGATG CAAATCTGTCATAGAGATCTGAAACTCGAAAACACACTTCTAGACGGAAGCACTGCACCGCGAGTCAAAATTTGTGACTTTGGTTATTCAAAG TCATCCGTATTGCATTCACAACCGAAGTCTACAGTAGGAACTCCAGCTTACATCGCACCTGAGGTCCTGACAAGGAAAGAATATGATGGAAAG ATTGCAGATGTTTGGTCTTGTGGAGTCACCTTATATGTGATGTTATTTGGAACTTATCCTTTTGAAGATCCTGCGGATCCTAGAAATTTCAAGAAAACTATTGGG AGGATAGTCGGTGTCCAGTATACAATCCCTGATTGTGAATTAGTTTCCTTGGAATGTAGAGATCTTCTATCAAAAATCTTTGTGGCGAATCCTGAACAG AGAATAACAATATCGGAAATAAAAAACCATCCATGGTTTTTAATGAACTTGCCATTAGAGCTAATGGAAGGTGGAAGCTGTCTAAGCAGCGATGTGAATGTTCCATCGCAGAGTGTCGAGGAAGTACTTTCCATTCTACAAGAGGCAAGAAAGCCTCCTAATGTTCCCATGGTTGGTGACAGCCATGTCACTGAAGGCAGCATGGACCTCGACGATCTATTGGATGCAGACGCAGATGCAGATCTTGATGATTTAGAAACAAGCGGTGAATTTGTGTGCCCTCCTCTTTGA